In Helicobacter bilis, a genomic segment contains:
- the nth gene encoding endonuclease III, with the protein MTKKERIVNIKNLFLEHYKDAQTELQYTNLYELLIAVMLSAQCTDKRVNMVTPALFRAYPSTKELSKADLGSVAEIIKSVSFFNAKAKNLIAMAKKVEIEFNGEIPTNQKDLMSLSGVGQKSANVVLGEFLGMNYMAVDTHVFRVSHRLGLSKSKSAIDTEKDLTKAFKENLNILHQAFVLFGRYQCKALKPMCDDCFVAMYCVSKANFKPQ; encoded by the coding sequence AAAACTTATTTTTAGAGCATTATAAAGACGCACAAACTGAATTGCAATATACAAATTTATATGAGTTATTAATAGCCGTCATGTTATCAGCCCAATGCACTGATAAACGCGTAAATATGGTAACACCAGCCCTATTTAGAGCCTATCCTAGCACAAAAGAATTAAGCAAGGCAGACTTAGGGAGTGTCGCAGAGATTATAAAATCTGTCTCTTTTTTTAATGCAAAAGCAAAGAATCTAATCGCAATGGCAAAGAAGGTAGAGATAGAATTTAATGGCGAGATTCCCACAAATCAAAAAGATTTAATGTCGCTTAGCGGTGTTGGACAAAAAAGTGCAAATGTTGTATTAGGTGAGTTTTTGGGTATGAATTACATGGCAGTTGATACACATGTATTTCGCGTTAGTCATCGACTCGGTTTAAGTAAAAGTAAAAGTGCGATTGATACAGAAAAGGATTTGACAAAAGCTTTTAAAGAGAATCTTAATATTTTACACCAAGCCTTTGTGCTATTTGGTAGATATCAATGCAAGGCATTAAAGCCTATGTGTGATGATTGCTTTGTAGCAATGTATTGTGTAAGTAAGGCAAATTTTAAACCGCAATGA